One window of the Gambusia affinis linkage group LG13, SWU_Gaff_1.0, whole genome shotgun sequence genome contains the following:
- the rin2a gene encoding ras and Rab interactor 2 has product MTAQRQRDSMSISPSCETKGSFFKLIDSIVWEIGTLKKEMGRKTETAEDNRETDAHVGLSEEVGRLFLQASPCPGMGAGPTKARDSGYDSLHRRLSVLEKLMHTHSVWLQLGLSHQDAAGILQSQPAGSFLVRRSTSLQKKVISLRMDKDSAEPIKDFAVKESLYTFSLEGSELSFADLFRLLAFCCISRDVLPFTLKLPEAISSARSFADLEEAAKLGAGFWDSKLCRRAVSVSLPKTAGPDRPPPPAPRPLSCPSTPTCPELRIRSPTQLDCCLPNGALGFINPLFVKVHQPDGGNQLSSARTVNQLLRNESNNNISPTNRSERDSCLERPQTYSSDLGDQSQRPQENLGSITTSACSTGQTGSSQALGASPPRPPRPPPPRLPRHLLAPPIQQQSMPEKVAWINIPKEEEKEKSSNLFSRLSSSLSISPSSSPPKRLSISSPISIPRRTLPLPLTAFSSSPRRSKASPSSSHEDAQCHLALEDQTIEKAILRTKLSKQKSSHSTGQGACSASEPSVMTGSKLSEVTPGEASQEDCTNGGQRLSDMSLSTDSSDSLDYSQSSAFFIPPLHDPSPPTVADFNTHLPLSIPPSHLRYSSVNMDDDVDDDDDEEEEPDYGVSLESEQDQDLTMLPPGVHTKRRPSASALVLQKALQGKFRKMSGVFNSLLTPEKRAIRKVLEMSKDKNSYFGSLVQDYLSYMGEGAGAQAWQGYTSGLELLQTIRQFITQMKSYLRQTSEMEPPIESLIPEDQIDRVLEKAMLKCVLKPLKLPISAALKEFQVRSGSWQELRENLSLAKARRPQEMGVADTLPPDPVAIEKIRQKFHTMCKLYSPEKKVCMLLRVCKLIYTIMEDNSGRLYGADDFLPMLTYVLAQCDMPELDNEILYMMELLDPSLLHGEGGYYLTSAYGAMSLVKNFQEDQAARVLSSETRNTLHQWHRRRTTQRSAPSVDDFQNFLRVALQEVDSGCTAKTLPVRPYTTVEELCQLCALKFKVSDPKNYGLFLQMEGSTQQLAADTHPQKIKAELHSRPQPVPFHFVYRRLAINGTLSASLSSTPADLSCLAVAPDPQANLGGGSISV; this is encoded by the exons ATG ACGGCTCAGCGACAAAGAGACAGCATGTCGATCAGTCCATCTTGTGAGACGAAGGGCAGTTTCTTCAAG CTGATTGACTCGATCGTCTGGGAGATCGGCACACTGAAGAAGGAGATGGGGAGAAAGACAGAGACTGCGGAAGACAACAGGGAAACTGATGCACATGTTGG gctGAGCGAAGAAGTGGGACGTCTATTTCTTCAAGCCTCACCTTGTCCTGGGATGGGAGCCGGACCGACCAAAGCAAGAGATTCAGGCTATGACTCTCTCCACCGTCGGCTCAGTGTTCTGGAGAAACTGATGCACACACATTCTGTGTGGCTGCAGCTGGGCCTCAGCCACCAGGATGCAGCTGGAATACTGCAGAGCCAGCCTGCTGGG tcaTTCCTGGTGAGACGGTCCACCAGCCTGCAGAAGAAAGTTATTTCTCTACGCATGGACAAGGACTCTGCAGAACCCATCAAAGACTTTGCAGTCAAAGAGAGTCTGTACA CATTCTCTCTGGAGGGATCAGAGCTGAGCTTTGCAGACCTTTTTCGCCTCTTGGCTTTCTGCTGCATCAGCAG GGATGTGCTGCCCTTCACGCTGAAGCTTCCAGAGGCCATCTCTTCTGCCAGAAGTTTTGCAGATCTTGAGGAGGCTGCTAAACTCGGAGCAG GCTTTTGGGACAGTAAGTTGTGCAGGAGAGCAGTATCCGTATCTCTGCCAAAGACGGCAGGTCCTGATAGACCACCTCCACCGGCTCCGAGACCGCTCTCCTGTCCATCTACCCCTACATGTCCCGAGCTTCGAATTCGCAGCCCCACTCAGCTGGACTGTTGCCTGCCTAACGGCGCACTGGGCTTCATCAACCCCCTTTTTGTAAAGGTTCATCAGCCAGATGGTGGCAACCAGCTCAGCTCTGCCAGAACTGTAAACCAGTTACTTAGAAATGAGTCCAACAACAATATAAGTCCCACCAATAGGAGCGAGAGAGACTCGTGTTTGGAAAGACCTCAGACGTACAGCTCAGACCTCGGTGACCAGAGCCAGCGACCTCAAGAGAACTTAGGGAGTATAACCACAAGTGCATGCAGTACAGGACAAACTGGTAGCAGCCAGGCGTTGGGTGCCTCTCCACCCCGCCCTCCTCGACCGCCACCCCCCCGTCTTCCCAGACACCTGCTTGCGCCTCCTATCCAACAGCAAAGCATGCCAGAAAAAGTCGCCTGGATTAACATTCcgaaggaggaagagaaggagaagagcAGCAACCTCTTTTCACGCCTCAGCTCCTCGTTGAGCATCAGTCCATCGTCCTCGCCTCCGAAGAGACTTAGCATCAGCTCCCCGATATCCATTCCCCGGCGAACCCTGCCCCTCCCTCTGACggctttctcctcctctccacGTCGATCCAAAGCATCTCCTTCATCCAGTCATGAGGATGCTCAGTGCCATCTGGCGCTGGAGGATCAGACGATTGAGAAGGCCATCCTAAGGACCAAACTGTCAAAGCAAAAGTCATCTCATTCTACAGGCCAGGGCGCCTGCAGTGCTTCAGAGCCTTCGGTGATGACAGGAAGCAAGCTTTCAGAAGTCACACCTGGAGAAGCATCTCAGGAGGACTGTACCAATGGCGGCCAACGACTGAGTGACATGAGCCTCTCCACAGATTCCTCGGATTCCCTAGATTACTCCCAGTCCTCTGCCTTCTTCATTCCTCCACTGCATGATCCCAGCCCCCCCACTGTCGCTGACTTCAACACCCATCTCCCGCTCTCCATCCCACCATCCCACCTACGTTACAGCAGCGTCAATATGGACGACGACGTTGATGACGACGacgatgaagaagaagaacctGACTACGGCGTTAGCCTCGAGAGTGAGCAAGACCAAGATCTGACTATGCTCCCACCCGGGGTCCACACAAAGCGGCGCCCCAGTGCCAGCGCCTTGGTCCTGCAGAAAGCCCTGCAGGGGAAATTTCGGAAGATGAGCGGCGTTTTCAACTCGCTGCTGACGCCAGAGAAGAGGGCAATCCGCAAAGTCCTGGAGATGTCCAAGGATAAGAACTCATACTTTGGCTCCCTGGTGCAGGACTATCTGAGCTACATGGGGGAGGGTGCTGGCGCCCAGGCCTGGCAGGGCTACACCTCAGGACTCGAGCTGCTTCAGACCATCCGCCAGTTTATCACTCAGATGAAGAGCTATCTGCGGCAAACCTCTGAGATGGAGCCACCTATTGAGAGCCTCATTCCTGAAGATCAGATTG ACAGAGTCCTGGAAAAGGCCATGCTGAAGTGCGTTCTGAAGCCGCTGAAGCTGCCTATCAGCGCAGCGCTAAAGGAGTTCCAGGTGCGCAGCGGCAGCTGGCAGGAGCTGAGAGAGAACCTGTCATTGGCCAAGGCCCGGCGACCTCAGGAGATGGGCGTGGCCGACACTCTGCCTCCCGACCCCGTGGCTATAGAAAAGATCAGGCAGAAGTTCCACACCATGTGCAAGCTGTACTCCCCAGAGAAGAAAGTCTGCATGCTGCTAAGAGTCTGCAAGCTAATTTACACCATCATGGAAGACAACTCAG GTCGTTTGTATGGAGCCGATGACTTCCTCCCCATGCTGACCTATGTGCTGGCCCAGTGTGACATGCCTGAGCTGGACAATGAGATCCTGTACATGATGGAGCTGCTTGACCCCTCGCTGCTGCATGGGGAAG GTGGTTACTATCTGACCAGCGCCTATGGAGCCATGTCCCTGGTTAAGAACTTCCAGGAGGATCAGGCAGCCAGGGTGCTGAGCTCTGAAACCAGAAACACGCTACACCAGTGGCACCGGCGGCGCACCACCCAACGTTCTGCACCTTCCGTGGATGACTTCCAG AACTTCCTGCGTGTGGCACTGCAGGAGGTGGACAGCGGCTGCACGGCTAAGACTCTGCCAGTGCGACCGTACACCACGGTGGAGGAATTGTGCCAGCTGTGCGCCCTGAAGTTTAAGGTGTCGGACCCCAAGAACTACGGCCTGTTCCTGCAGATGGAGGGCAGCACCCAGCAGCTGGCAGCAGACACCCACCCTCAGAAGATCAAAGCTGAGCTTCACAGCCGCCCACAGCCGGTTCCCTTCCACTTTGTCTACCGTCGTTTGGCCATAAACGGAACGTTGTCAGCATCTCTCTCCAGCACCCCTGCCGACCTCAGTTGTCTCGCCGTGGCCCCTGATCCCCAGGCCAACCTCGGCGGCGGCTCCATCTCTGTATGA